From the genome of Poecilia reticulata strain Guanapo linkage group LG22, Guppy_female_1.0+MT, whole genome shotgun sequence:
tttaatctcagatttttttataccaCATCCGACTcttgatttttctcaaaattacaactttattctctaaTATTACGACTTCATTCTGGTAATTAAATTACCATTACTGGACAATTTACAGGTTTTCCTGTTAAAACAATGCTAAAAATCTCTTTTAAATTAGACAAGCTGATATAGAGGAAAATGATATAAATATAGCATCTTTCAGGcatgagagaaacagaaaaagaaagttaaagtCTGTTTAAGGGTTGTGTCAGCAGTGTACACATCTGATGAGAAGTGACCTGAAATTCTGCACAATCCAGTCAAGAGCTGTGGCCGACGTTCAGCATAGGAGTCAGTGTCGTAGAGCAGGCCTTTAGTAATTTGGATTAAGAAGATTACCCATGATAATAGATGTAAGAATAACTTTCCACTGCAGGGCTTCCTGAGCACTTACAGGCTTAGTCTCACAGTGCAGCACTGATTGTGTTTCACTCCAAACCTCCAAAACCTCTGATCACATTTCACAACAGAAAAAGAGACATATAATTAGGTCTGTTGCAAGCTTAGCTTTATTTGGCTGCAAAACCAAACTTTtcattgaaagaaaaagaaaaaatctaaatatttgcCCACAAAGCAATTCTAATGTGCTTTATAACTCGGATACATCCTGAAGCTGGATTTCAATAGCGGATTAATTAACTGCGGCCTTGGTCTGAGTCGGGGACGCACCGATCAGGCTTTTCATGGCtgacatccattttctttacggTCTAACCTCCTGGTAGTCTGAACCCAACCAAAAATAGAAGATTATCTCCATTTATTCATCCAAATACATGCTCTCTACCTTTAGATTGTTTTTCACCTAAATAGAAGAGCATCAAAATGTTTGGTGTGTTTATAGACTGAAAATAGATGGGAGTGACGagtttaaaagcatttaaatgaaGATAGaagaaacatctgatttttCAGAAACTCAATTGCCAATAGATAATGACGGCTAATTAAAGAATATTTTGGGTAGTTCTGTGTTCTGGTCCGTCAGTAGCTCTGTGTGGTACATTTATGTACTCTTCCTCTATGAACCGTTTGCCTTTTAAACAGTATCAAGCCAGTGATCTCATTAAGGAGTGCgtaatttatttaatggttCTCTCATATTCTTAGTTAGAATTGGGCTTCTTTTCAGAATAGAAAAGTGGAGGAGCCAGTTAAGGTACTCCTAGATGTCATCCCGGTGAGGCACATCCCACCAGGAAGAAAACACCCAGATGAAAACCCTGGTCACACTGTATGGACCTTCTATAGAAAACATCTTCGAAACATAAAGTCTTTCAAACCGTCAGTAACCCTTGAAGCAACACTGAATGTTGGCACAGAGACGATGGGTGGAGTAGGTGGTGTAAAACTCACAAGCTTGTTTCCTTTCGTTTACTTCTCACTTTCTCCCAGTCCTGGGACTAAGAATGGAGATTTCATGCGTTCCCTTATGGAGCTGGAGCCTCGTTCCAGCATCAAAATGAGCCTGGAGGACAAAGCCCTCTCGGGCTGTTGGCTCCCCGGAATCTACCCACTTGGCTGGCCAGGCCTCATATTTGGCAGGCGAGGACACAGAGGCAAGTCCTGATAACTATCCTGCCTGAAGTCCAAAACAAGGCCATGCAACACTCTAAAGTTAACATCTCTGAACTGGCAGCAAGCTACTTAAAAACACTAACTAAAAcaataagtaaatgttttcttaaccTGGACCTATGAGTGAAAATTAACTAAACCAATTGAAGTTTTCACAggaactatttaaaaaaaaaacaggagcttAAGGACTTAAGATTACTCTAACCATTGCTACTAAATAAACACCATATTACAGTTGAAAATAGGTCAGTTACTAAATAAATTGAACTGCCATTTATGTATACTTGTTACTATAGTAAcattgcattttctttgtccttttttgttttaaataaaagcaatcagATTATGTTACACAATTTTGTCTCAAATTTTAATGCAGATAATTTGATACAATTGGGTTTTTACTCAAGGTTAGAGCATAAGAATCTCAGAACAGCCCACACCTACGTACAAACTGGACAGTGTGTTTTAATACACTCAGAGACATGAACTCCAGTCAGACAAAAAGCTCTGACGCAAGGTAgaggatagatagatagataatgTTCAATCTTATCAATAATCTGGTTCATAAACTGAATGAATCAAAGTACACGGTATACGTGCTTGGTTATGGAGGAAAACATTAACAAATCAGAAGCCATGCTTTCATTTTCTACTCTACCTGGGCAAAGCAGCCTTGAGAAATAACTTATCGGTAGACAGGGATCAGATAAATGGAaacaacaagacaaaacaaacatcttcagTCAGAATCGAGGAGAATTTAAATTTCTGTGCTTTTTAAGTTTCTTAAACTGTCACTAAGTAGATCTTGGTTGACTTTCCAATGAGTCCAAAGTCCCCCTAGCACCAAAGAGGCCTAAATGTCACAAGGACACATGCAGATATGAAGGGTTTGGCAGCACACATGTCACTCAGTGTAAATACCAGAAATAGTTCATAGTAGCTTAACTTGTCTTTGACACAGGGTGGTATCCTTTACGCCACCTCGGCACCCTCAGGTGCAGTACTAAATGTGCTAGCTTGCTTGGTCATGCTTAACACTAACCGCAGGGCGAGTGATGGCAGCTGGTTCCACGTCAACTCAGAAGCGACACTCCTTAAAAcgaaaaaaaactataaaggTGTCTGATCTTACTGGTGTGATACTTTCCACGCTATGAAATTAGTCATCAGAAGCAGCAAGCAAGAATGCTCACAACCTCACTTCCCTAAAATGTCCTGGCAGGGTTTGTCCTGTGAACCGGACGTGGTCAGTATGAATGACCTCACTTTCTAAATTTTCTTTAAGTTCAAAGGGACTATGAATGAGCTAGCTAACAGAGCTAACTAACGGTTGACCACTCTCATGCTAACCGGTCAGTCAAGTTTAATACACCGGAAATATCTGTCACTATAAATGAGCTGACCAAGACAGTGAGTAGGAGGAATAGTTTGGTTCCCACTCAGAAACACTCATTCCTCTCTGGAGGCGTGGACCTCTTCCCTGACGGGCCTCGTACTATCCCAGCCTCCCtctctttaaatctctgacCCGGCGCACTGCTTCACTCTTCCGCTGCGGCCCGTTCCCAGGCCTGCGTGAGAAGCTAAAGAGCAGCTCTGACCGGGACAAGCGGTTATTCTCACCAAAAATTACCGATAACATCTAAGGAAACCGCAGTCGTGAGTACCTGTGGCTTCAGTTGTCTGTTTCCGTTGCTCGTGGTTAAATGGCGTTGTTCTGCGTTGACTCTGGCACACTCCCGACTTCCCAGGGCAGCTCCAGCCTGGCTTTCTCCTGCGCTTGCCGTCACACTCTCTTGCTCTGCTGTTTCTGGTTTGCGGGGGCGGGTCATAAGCAGCCTGATAGGGAGCGCTCGTTTTGTGAGCCGACGTACACCGGCGGAACGAGCCATTATACGGATGTTTctcaaataatgaaaatatatataatcggaaatgtgcaatttttttaacgtaaatttgtaaataaataaataaatgtatatatatatataaattaaaaaaatggtatATTTTTATGATTGCTTCCGttaatttttatgattatgaCTTACAGATAAAGTCTCAGAATATTAGACTACTACACATGACCCACACAAAAAGTTTTGCCACGTTGAGTTATTGGTAAAGAAGCTGACATCTCACGTAGTATCCAAACACATTGTTATAAAGTTGAGTAGAAGGAAAACATCTCTAAGAAAAAACGTCAACAAGTAAAGATAACTACAACCTTGAGAGGGCGGTGAAGTAACGTACAAGTTTAggggagattttaaaaaaaagttgtggaTTACTGTTGGAGTCATTGATTCAAGTAGCTTCAAGGACCTAGGCCACATGCGTTACATTTGTTGTGATCAGTCACTCCTTGTCAAGACAATGCCAAAGGTGTTTCATGAGCAAAAGAGAAAAGGGACTGGGTCACTGATTTGTTGTTCAAAGTTCTTTTTTGAGATGAAagacagttttctgttttggatGGGGCCCCTGGGGCCTTTTGGTGTTAGTTCTTATGATTGGTTCATCATGTGTATGAAACACTGTTGCAATAAAAGAGTcaagtaaaagtttaaatatttgtcaagtATGATCCTATTGTGCATAtgagttttctcttatttgtttttaattttgaggTATCACCTGGCTTATTgctaatttaacattttattgctttttttatttcagcttttgcttagattttttaaaatgtttattgcaaaTATGTTTGCTCttatcaacaaaacaaaaatacataggAAAATATTGGCAATGGAAGATTTCATAGTTTTCCCAAAACATCCATAACAAAAACTTACTGTATAACAAATTCATGTTACTGAATTGATATAATTAGCCATCAATTATTTccagaaaacatcaaacaatACAGAATAACAGGCAAATCATCACAGTAATATAGCTGCATTTTACTGCCCAGGCAGAATaacttattaaataaataacaccacagttagaattaaaaacaacacagttatTAATATGTAACGTTTGGTCAGTAACAATGAAAGGACAGATGTCTCCCTGAAGAAGGGCAGAGTCATTCATTCCTCCTCAGTGTCAGTGGTGGGCCTTGCTGGGGCTGCagtctgaagctccgcctcatACTGCTTCTTCAGTCCTTTCAGATACATTCGCAGGCTCTCTGGATCCAGTCTTGAGTTTCTGGCAGTCTGCAAGAGGCGAGTTGCCAGGTGGTACACAGCTCTCTGTCTCTGCGTTTCTGGATCAGTGGGACGTTTGGCCTGAAAGTGTCAAACAGATGCTAAGTTTAGTCTATTCCTAAAATGTATTACTCAAAATTTCCAGTTATTAATATCATGTCAGAAAAATAGTGTTAGCATTGGGGCAGTTTAATGTCAGAGTATATGGCTAAATATTGCACCTACACACTTTTAACAGCATATGTGCAAAATCTTTATCGAATATGGTGGCAAATATTTTTACTAGCATGAGAAGCCACATTCCCGTCCCGTGAGGTTTTACTAAGTTTCTCACTCTACAATAGATGTTTGGCAGATATCagcacaaaatattaataattttgaaGTGAGGAGCTGCGATTGTAACAAAAGGGGGTTTTAAAAACTATGGACTCAACCCAGATTAAATATATGCATGTCacaatttttggatttttattagtaaaaaaaattcttgtcCATAAAGTTGCActagaatttgttttatttatcatataAATCCCccataaaagagagaagtttaAAGCTGAAACACGTTAGACAGTTTCAGGGGTATGAATAACTTACCAGAAGCTGCTGGCTGACTTTACAGGCAACCAACTTTGCCTCTTGGATTATACTTGGAGGAAGTGAGGTAATCTCAGCTGCTCTCAGacctaaagcagaaaaaaaactgtgtccTGTAATGACTTTCATATCAAACTTTAACAAGACTGTTCCTGAAATACGCCGACTGGTTACCGTATTGTCTTTCTTCAGAGCATCCTCGACTCAGCAGATATGTATACACCACTTGCTCAGCACCAGAGTCTCTGTTGCGCCTGTGCTGAACCTCCATGTGCTGATTTTCCACATTAGGATAGAGAGACTCCAGCTGACAGAGCTCCAGAAAGTGTGTGGCAAACAGAGTGAACACCTTgcaaagaggaggaaaaaccGGACACACCTTCAAGTTCAAAACACCTATTATGTAGGatgcttttgtttgttctgcagaTTTACATTGATCAGGAAGGTGTATCACAAGCTATTAGAAAGGAGGTAAATGGCTAAGAAACAGCAAAGGAATCTGAATGATCTGGTTCTTAATTCAAAGAGGGGAGTGGCAGAACTCAACCGCACTGGTGCATTTTTCACCTTTAGGCCAAGGAGGAACTCACACACCGAGTGACAGATTCCAATGCCTTCTTCAGCACTAGTGCCACGTCCCAATTCATCTATAATGGTCAATGACCTGTCACTCGCATTGTGGATTATGTAAGAGatctgaaagaaacaaaaagtgttaGAGATTAAGCCTTCCTTTTTATATCACATGAAACAATCTGTGTGCCAAAAAGACCCTATACCTCCTTCATTTCCAACATGAAGGTAGAAGAGTTGGTTTCAAAGTCATCATCAACACCAATTCTGGTGAAAATCTGATCAGCGATGCGGAAAGAGGCGTACTCAGCTGGGACAAAAGAGCCTTGAAGAACATAAACACAGAAGTCAGGACGCAAGATTAAGCTAAGCGCATGGCACGATTTATAAGGTTAGAATATTAGCCGCTGACCTATTTGGGCCATGATCTGGCACAGCGCCACCTGTTTGAGGTACGTAGATTTGCCGCTCATGTTGGGTCCTGTTACGATGACAAAGTTGCTGCCCTCGGAAATGTAGGTATTGTTTGAGACAGGCTGCTGTCGGGCCATTCGCTCCAGGATGGGGTGACGACCTTGCTTGATGGCCAAGGTGTCTGTAAACTCTGGACGCACTGGCGGCCACAGCAGAACAGCACAAACACGTCACTTTCGTCTGCTGTTTTGTGTTCCAGGCATATCAGtgacaacaacagcaaaataCTGTAAAAGCTTTTGCAATGCTCTAAATCCATCAgcgtatttaaataaatgcctgATTAGACGCAGGCAGGTTGTAAAATAAGCCACAGAATCATAAAACCAGCCATTTCTCTGTGTGAAAATATGCACCGGTTACAGACAGTTGGCGGCTGCAGTTGTCTCTGCAAATACAGCACATCAGTGAGGGCTTATGTAAGAAGGGTAATCTGAGTACAAGCTGGCTTGGACAGAAGGGGGGCAGGCAGTCAGCATGCATCAATGGAGAGACAGTTTCAGACAGCTGAGGGCCAGCAATCGCCACCCACGTGGCTGATGGGGGCGGAGCCGCACGCGAAAAGAACCGAGCCCAGCAGAGAGTCAGGCTTAGTAGAGCAAGCGGTTCATGGCGGTTTAACGCAGCCACCTTCCTCTAGACAGCAGATCAAACCTCATGGAGGTAATACTCAGCACACAGCACTGGAAAAGTGGTAATACACTATTTCATTACTCAAGGTTTATACATcgttttgcaaacattttcacatttttgtcacttaATGATTATAATctgcaaaatgtgacaaattttattaggattttttgctatgacaaaatatttttacttataacatgaaaaaaatgccttgtagattattttacatatagGTAGTACTTATtcattattgacttaaaacaaactcctatattgTGCGGACACgttatttgttagttttgtcttatttcaagtgaactacaACACTTGCACTAGGAACTACTAAACCATAAATaattagtaagattttgtgtttttgcagtgtggtggCATGATGCTCCCACCACAATGGTCCACCATGGAAATGGTCtgattagggtgatggtaagTGGCTTGTACTTGTACATATCTAGACTACAATCGCCGATTATGGAAGGTAGGCTGCCATTCAGTCAGAGCCACCGCTATAGATGTAGCGAGGGTTTGAACTAACAGCCCATCAGTTGTGGGACAAAATCCCTACCTTCTGAACCACTTTAACTGTTTTAGTCTCATCTACCACTctgccagatttgtggagtgacAAAATTAGTTTACCacaaaaaatctcaataaaatgcactgaCGTTTGTCTCTgctatgtgacaaaatgttaaaaagctcAAGGTTTATACatcatttttgcaaagcaccATCATTGATGGAACTGGTTTCCACTTACCGTAGTCTGAGATTGTGCATGCATTGGCTAGCGATAGCAACATGTCCAACATGGATACAGTGTCAGAAAGTTTGTACAGGCAGTGGATGTGCTCATGGATGGTTGTAAGAAGTTGACACATAACCCTATtgaaacacagagaagaagTATAATAAATTCTACCTTATAAATAGCACCCTCTAGTGGACATTTCATGATAAAGACAAGCCTCAAAAGCTATAATGTCAGTTTTCTCACTAAAACATTCCATTTGGGTTGCTGGTTATGGTTTTAGTGACTAAAATAAGTATTGTTTTGCTGTGAGATCACTGGCAttacacaaagtaaaaatgagaTAATGAATTTACTAATCATGCCCttatatttgattttctttaggGAAGAACAGCCTAAACCAATTAAAATTAGTTCTAAAGTTGTTTGTGAAAGGATAGATAGTTGTCTTCTCACACATAAGACATGTGGAAAATCTCCCTCAGCGCTTCATCACAGCGACCATTCATCTTAATCAGGTCTGCAGTGGTAAAGCCATAGCTGTTCTTCTGCTTGGTGACCTGAAATAGAAGATTTTCTGTTAGCAAGAAGCAGCTTTGGTGATTactgaagttagttttgtttcttttactaCCTACTAGTGCTCCATTGTACCTAGTACAACCTAATCTGCGTGTGGAGCCATTTTAAAAGGACCCTACCTTGATGAATTCTGGGGGTAGTTTTCCCTCAGGTAAGACCACTCCATCCAGCTTCATCTGGATAAAGAATCCCCGGGTCGTACTGAAACTAGTGCGCAACGGAAAGCCGTATTTCTCCCCCAACTTGTTCACAAGCCCTATACACAGCAGAGGGACACACACAAAGCCATCAGATATGGATGCATCATAGAAATGATGCAAGAGAATTTTTACTAAATACCTGCAATGTCGTCTACAATTTCAGTGTAAACTCTGCGTGCAATGTCGAGGAACGCATTGATGTTGGGTCGCACTGCGTAACACTTCTGGGTCCGCATGTTCAGGCTTCCTTTTAAATATGTGGTGTCATAATTAACCACCGTCTTGATCTGCTCGAGGATTATGTCAAATCTgtgggaaaacaaaatgcacacGCTGTTTTAAGAAGGTTAAGCACAGGAAAAATCTATTGAAACTCCTGACAAACATGTATGTAAGCCTGAAATGATACTATTCCAGTAGGATCATTTCATActgtaacatttttgaaaaatccgGCCTCCAAATTGGGACTTTAACTGAACCCTTTTGATTTAGTCAGATTAATATTTGTatgaatatttgtaaaaataccTTATAGCCATTGTTAAGTATGGTGGAGTGTGTCATGCTatgagtttttttctattaaaatagaTCATCATTGGGTTTTCAACACAATAATAAGCTTACACATCTGGCCAAATCAGCACATGAGTTATGTTGACTAATGAGATGTTGAGgtcatattttgtttctgtataaacaaaatatacagaaacaaaataaacaaaacaaaaacatttgggcAGCAGATAAGCAAGATGGAATCTAAGGGATATTTATTAATAGAAAAGGGGAACAAGCTTACAAGAAACTAAAGATgacacacagaacaaaaaacccaaaaggacAAAAGTGATAGCAACAGGGTAGCATAATATGCTTAGTATGTATCAGCTGTGAGGGAGCACAGACTGAGGCACAGATGGTAAATGGTAAAAGATCATGAAATAACATAGAAGATACAATAAGTGCAGTACAATTACTAAACAGGGATggaatgtttattattttaaagatatttacaTATCTTTATAGATGGGGCAGTTAAAGTGTTTGGTTTAGTACATATTTccaatttgaatttaaagtgaaaaaaaaaagcctttttacCGGTTGTCCTCCAGCGTTGCACTGTATGCCTTTAGCAGAGCTGTGTTGCATGTCTTTAACACCTCCTGTTTAATATGTGCAATGTTTAATTGTTTATAAAAATCAGTATATGAATGTTTATTGAATGAAGACCAGCAGGTACAGACCCTTAACTGTGGCACCAGATCCAGTGTGTGTTTCAGCTGGATGACATGAGTAATCTTCGATTCAGCAGCTTGAGCCTGCAGGATTAATAATGTACCACTAAtgagaaatgcataaaaagtgagcaacagaaaaaaacatttatagaacatagtgctgtgaaaaaaaagaaccctGCATGCACCGTTTCCTGCTTTGGAATCTGAACGAGAACGGAGAGCAGGCGATCAATGTCCAGGAAATGACCTATTGCTGAGGGGGAAAGAACACACACTGTTATGCATCAGCTGTATTtgttaaatttgcatttatgaTTCAATAAAAAAGTAACTCCTAAACCATTCTTTAGGCCGAAGAAGAGCTCCTCATTTTGCAGCAGCTCCTGAATGGCGTCC
Proteins encoded in this window:
- the msh4 gene encoding mutS protein homolog 4 isoform X2; the protein is MYQSNTEEITGSEPSDSGQTCGRSDLNQATASSCCPASLSPALPYRSSDVHTPSSSHAPSQPGTASGQCQNGIRVGRPASLVLMSSSDTSSVRFPGGTPRLRRTPGSTGPTGASVSSVSTISGASVIVAVVEGRGLARGEIGMASIDLKCPELTLSQFADTGTYAKVITRLHILMPMEILMPDTASEKGKWTKLFKLITENFPGVNLTAIQRKYYNEKKGLEYIQQLCAPEFATVLMEVQAKYYCLATAAALLKYLEFIQSSFYAAKSLKVIFKGSEQTTMIDSASAANLELVVNNRDNRSDYTLLGVLNHTKTPGGARRLRSNILEPLLDVDTIITRLDAIQELLQNEELFFGLKNAIGHFLDIDRLLSVLVQIPKQETAQAAESKITHVIQLKHTLDLVPQLREVLKTCNTALLKAYSATLEDNRFDIILEQIKTVVNYDTTYLKGSLNMRTQKCYAVRPNINAFLDIARRVYTEIVDDIAGLVNKLGEKYGFPLRTSFSTTRGFFIQMKLDGVVLPEGKLPPEFIKVTKQKNSYGFTTADLIKMNGRCDEALREIFHMSYVVMCQLLTTIHEHIHCLYKLSDTVSMLDMLLSLANACTISDYVRPEFTDTLAIKQGRHPILERMARQQPVSNNTYISEGSNFVIVTGPNMSGKSTYLKQVALCQIMAQIGSFVPAEYASFRIADQIFTRIGVDDDFETNSSTFMLEMKEISYIIHNASDRSLTIIDELGRGTSAEEGIGICHSVFTLFATHFLELCQLESLYPNVENQHMEVQHRRNRDSGAEQVVYTYLLSRGCSEERQYGLRAAEITSLPPSIIQEAKLVACKVSQQLLAKRPTDPETQRQRAVYHLATRLLQTARNSRLDPESLRMYLKGLKKQYEAELQTAAPARPTTDTEEE
- the msh4 gene encoding mutS protein homolog 4 isoform X1 — translated: MYQSNTEEITGSEPSDSGQTCGRSDLNQATASSCCPASLSPALPYRSSDVHTPSSSHAPSQPGTASGQCQNGIRVGRPASLVLMSSSDTSSVRFPGGTPRLRRTPGSTGPTGASVSSVSTISGASVIVAVVEGRGLARGEIGMASIDLKCPELTLSQFADTGTYAKVITRLHILMPMEILMPDTASEKGKWTKLFKLITENFPGVNLTAIQRKYYNEKKGLEYIQQLCAPEFATVLMEVQAKYYCLATAAALLKYLEFIQSSFYAAKSLKVIFKGSEQTTMIDSASAANLELVVNNRDNRSDYTLLGVLNHTKTPGGARRLRSNILEPLLDVDTIITRLDAIQELLQNEELFFGLKNAIGHFLDIDRLLSVLVQIPKQETAQAAESKITHVIQLKHTLDLVPQLREVLKTCNTALLKAYSATLEDNRFDIILEQIKTVVNYDTTYLKGSLNMRTQKCYAVRPNINAFLDIARRVYTEIVDDIAGLVNKLGEKYGFPLRTSFSTTRGFFIQMKLDGVVLPEGKLPPEFIKVTKQKNSYGFTTADLIKMNGRCDEALREIFHMSYVVMCQLLTTIHEHIHCLYKLSDTVSMLDMLLSLANACTISDYVRPEFTDTLAIKQGRHPILERMARQQPVSNNTYISEGSNFVIVTGPNMSGKSTYLKQVALCQIMAQIGSFVPAEYASFRIADQIFTRIGVDDDFETNSSTFMLEMKEISYIIHNASDRSLTIIDELGRGTSAEEGIGICHSVCEFLLGLKVFTLFATHFLELCQLESLYPNVENQHMEVQHRRNRDSGAEQVVYTYLLSRGCSEERQYGLRAAEITSLPPSIIQEAKLVACKVSQQLLAKRPTDPETQRQRAVYHLATRLLQTARNSRLDPESLRMYLKGLKKQYEAELQTAAPARPTTDTEEE